One window from the genome of Aegilops tauschii subsp. strangulata cultivar AL8/78 unplaced genomic scaffold, Aet v6.0 ptg001176l_obj, whole genome shotgun sequence encodes:
- the LOC141038072 gene encoding uncharacterized protein — MPMLRRVRPRTSGGEDRLSALHDDLILLIVSRLDTRRALSMAILARRWVRIPHKLSALDFRVSDILPPEYERTVALRQRNLPRDATLAGTLDGLKARCEIDTIRSFANGITSFLEADSVHDRHVKTLRLEFFQTYNSICVDRLINVAVGTWGVEDLEVVVRPSSGYDQTRTYNFPHNCLNLRSCLRSLTLGKYCALPPLHNYSMLTKLVLHDMSASTPVNVYETVFRDCIRLQVLYLTSCSCAHTTLVVDAPCSHIRELVLEECSFFVIELRDLPMLVRLACSLTDTSKILFGSVPSLMDTNLSFSLEDDSIVAARWINEFDSFLGMSPTMANLIIRFIGRRTWIGASSPEKKLPHLKRLLVADLPSNWDISWTRGLLMASTFLEVMHIHVPHSETEPDYLRGMHWSKSRNELRHHHLKELVVIGYTQRNIWLLKYIVRVCTSLQHIVLLKDGHVRYTGLWDWRMVGQQTCPWSDDEKMVVRRMMKNFGLRPLPKLILG; from the coding sequence ATGCCGATGTTGCGTCGAGTGCGGCCTCGCACGTCTGGCGGTGAGGACCGCCTTAGTGCGCTCCATGACGATCTGATCCTCCTCATAGTAAGCAGGCTGGACACCCGAAGAGCGCTCTCCATGGCCATCCTCGCCAGGCGTTGGGTTCGCATCCCGCACAAGCTGTCCGCACTCGACTTCAGGGTGAGCGACATACTCCCGCCGGAGTACGAACGGACTGTCGCCCTTCGCCAACGCAACTTGCCGCGTGACGCCACTTTGGCCGGGACACTCGACGGTCTCAAGGCGCGATGTGAGATCGACACAATAAGGTCATTCGCAAACGGAATCACGAGCTTTTTAGAAGCGGACAGTGTCCATGACCGGCATGTAAAGACCCTCCGTCTCGAGTTTTTTCAGACATACAATAGCATTTGTGTGGACCGCCTTATCAATGTTGCAGTCGGTACATGGGGGGTGGAAGATCTGGAGGTTGTCGTCAGGCCATCGTCCGGTTATGATCAGACGCGGACATACAACTTCCCCCACAACTGCCTCAACCTTCGGTCTTGCCTTCGCAGCCTGACGTTGGGCAAGTACTGTGCACTGCCACCGCTGCATAACTACAGCATGCTTACTAAGCTCGTCCTGCATGACATGTCTGCTTCCACACCCGTGAACGTGTACGAGACGGTGTTCAGAGACTGCATCAGGCTGCAGGTGTTGTACCTCACGTCCTGCTCTTGTGCACATACCACTTTGGTGGTGGACGCGCCGTGTTCACATATCAGGGAGCTCGTCCTGGAAGAGTGCTCGTTTTTTGTGATCGAGCTGCGCGACCTCCCAATGCTTGTCCGTCTAGCATGCAGCCTAACCGACACTTCAAAGATTCTATTTGGCTCGGTTCCGAGCCTCATGGACACTAACCTTTCATTCTCTCTAGAGGATGATAGTATTGTGGCGGCACGGTGGATAAATGAGTTCGACTCGTTCCTCGGTATGTCCCCCACCATGGCGAACCTTATCATCCGATTTATTGGGCGGAGAACTTGGATTGGAGCCAGCAGTCCGGAGAAGAAGTTGCCGCACCTCAAAAGGCTCCTTGTCGCCGACCTGCCTTCAAATTGGGATATCTCATGGACACGtggcctcctcatggcctcgacATTTCTCGAGGTCATGCACATCCACGTGCCTCACTCAGAAACAGAGCCCGATTATCTGCGCGGGATGCATTGGTCGAAATCACGCAATGAGCTTCGGCACCATCACCTCAAGGAGCTGGTCGTGATTGGATACACGCAGCGTAACATATGgcttttgaagtatattgtgaggGTGTGCACATCGTTGCAACACATTGTTTTGCTGAAGGATGGCCATGTTCGGTACACTGGACTCTGGGATTGGCGGATGGTCGGGCAGCAAACATGTCCATGGAGCGATGATGAGAAAATGGTGGTGAGAAGAATGATGAAAAATTTCGGGCTCAGGCCTCTTCCTAAACTGATCTTGGGATGA